The proteins below come from a single Saccharophagus degradans 2-40 genomic window:
- the lptA gene encoding lipopolysaccharide transport periplasmic protein LptA, giving the protein MTQSKLSRIAQLCLRAGLLAALAANPAQALPSDRSQPLSTDADKLELDDKSGTTTLYGNVIIEQGSMRITADKVILHYNKNKLTHVIATGEPAHYSQVPRANQEPVQARAKRLEYHIEQETLTLLNNASLVQDGGTSLSGNRIDYDVKKSLVKAGSDIEEGEKRRVRLVIPAKTLSNQE; this is encoded by the coding sequence CTTGCCGCACTTGCTGCCAACCCAGCACAGGCGCTGCCTAGTGACCGCTCGCAACCGCTTAGCACAGATGCAGACAAGCTCGAACTAGACGATAAAAGCGGCACCACCACGCTTTACGGCAACGTAATTATTGAGCAGGGCAGCATGCGGATAACCGCAGACAAAGTGATTTTGCATTACAACAAAAACAAACTCACTCACGTTATCGCCACCGGGGAACCGGCTCATTACAGCCAAGTGCCCCGCGCCAACCAAGAACCCGTACAAGCGCGCGCCAAACGCCTTGAATATCATATCGAGCAGGAAACCCTAACCCTGCTAAACAACGCCTCACTGGTGCAAGATGGCGGCACCAGCCTAAGCGGCAACCGCATTGACTACGACGTGAAAAAATCCCTCGTAAAAGCCGGTAGCGACATAGAAGAAGGCGAGAAACGACGCGTTCGCCTTGTTATTCCAGCCAAAACCCTCAGCAACCAAGAATAA